The Neodiprion pinetum isolate iyNeoPine1 chromosome 5, iyNeoPine1.2, whole genome shotgun sequence genome segment TCGTATGAGGATCTTTCAGCCGGTGAGACAGTTGAAATGCAGCAAACACCAGACCCGTTTCATGCTACCGAAAAAACTGCTTCCGAGGAGTCTCCTCTCAACACTGGAAAGGATTGCCGCGATTCTCATGCCAGTATGCGGCGACTTGTTCGCCAATCAAGCGTAATGGACACACAGCGAGACTCTGATGGAGCCATAAAGTTGGCTTACTGGTTTTAGAGTCAGGTAAATAGCTATAATTTGAAGCGTTGTAAAACGGagagaatttttctcagcttGCTTTGTACAGTTTACACTGATTCCATCAATAATGAATTAAACGTTATTCTCCTAATAGTTTTTACGAAAACTTGCTTCACAGATCTCTGGAAATTCTTCGAAAATCCGCTAAGCGATCATTCTCCGTCGGTCTGGTTTTCCAACAAACGAATTAGAGCGTCATTGGTTCGGAACATTGGGCCGTGTCCGGGGATAATGTAATCAgcatatttcattattcgcAAACGTGAGGAAGTCTGAATTTTCCGGAGTGCAAAGGTACCAACTTCTTTCCACAATGACGGATCTGCGACGTCTTCTTCCTTCTCAAACAAGTCACCTGCACGCCGACCGTTACATTTTATgtgaatatatgtaaataagaTATACAGAGGATTAAAAGAATTATTCGAGTTTTATACCTCCGCTAAGTTATTTCATGGATTAAATTAAGAGCGCGATCTTTACCTGTTATAGCATACTTGACAGACTCCCTCCCTGTACCAGCTTCTACTAAAACTGTGACATCCTCGTAAGTGTGCCCAGGTGTTGCGGTAATACTGACTCCATTGCAGAGTTGGTAATCTTCTGTGGCAGAGATGAAGCAATGTCTTATTTTATATactaaaaattgatattcctGCAGCTTcaatcgaaaattcaagtcgCCACTAATTGGTGTGCCAATAACAGAGGTGTTTACCGTCCTGAAGCTGCTTCTCATAAAAAATAGTCCCTTGGTGAACACCGTAGCCAACAATGTGTTCTGCattgagaaataaattattatttcctaTGTGATCCGCGTGGCCATGTGTGCAAACAACATAATCAATGTTTCTTGGTTGTACATTGTGTCTCTCCAAAGCTACGTAGAATTAAACAAAGCGAACAATGACATCACGTGATTATTAGCATTAAGATATCGAAATATTTGTCTCTGATATGTTCATGGTTCTCAGGACAACAGAGATATAATATTCTACCCTCAACTAGACGTTCTCGGTCCCAGGCAGTCATTGTATCTACGATAATGGTTTTTGGTCCTTTGATAAGCGTGCATGTGCAGTTGGCATCTGTTCTGTTGTAACTGAGACGTTTCGAGTAGCCGTTAAATAATACAACTACATCCAACATCTCTGAAAactttgtttcttctttctctatATGTGATATTATTGAAACCCTTAACCTCGAAGGAAA includes the following:
- the LOC124219227 gene encoding metallo-beta-lactamase domain-containing protein 1 isoform X2, which codes for MLDVVVLFNGYSKRLSYNRTDANCTCTLIKGPKTIIVDTMTAWDRERLVEALERHNVQPRNIDYVVCTHGHADHIGNNNLFLNAEHIVGYGVHQGTIFYEKQLQDDYQLCNGVSITATPGHTYEDVTVLVEAGTGRESVKYAITGDLFEKEEDVADPSLWKEVGTFALRKIQTSSRLRIMKYADYIIPGHGPMFRTNDALIRLLENQTDGE
- the LOC124219227 gene encoding metallo-beta-lactamase domain-containing protein 1 isoform X4; the protein is MLDVVVLFNGYSKRLSYNRTDANCTCTLIKGPKTIIVDTMTAWDRERLVEEHIVGYGVHQGTIFYEKQLQDDYQLCNGVSITATPGHTYEDVTVLVEAGTGRESVKYAITGDLFEKEEDVADPSLWKEVGTFALRKIQTSSRLRIMKYADYIIPGHGPMFRTNDALIRLLENQTDGE
- the LOC124219227 gene encoding metallo-beta-lactamase domain-containing protein 1 isoform X3, which codes for MLDVVVLFNGYSKRLSYNRTDANCTCTLIKGPKTIIVDTMTAWDRERLVEEHIVGYGVHQGTIFYEKQLQDEDYQLCNGVSITATPGHTYEDVTVLVEAGTGRESVKYAITGDLFEKEEDVADPSLWKEVGTFALRKIQTSSRLRIMKYADYIIPGHGPMFRTNDALIRLLENQTDGE
- the LOC124219227 gene encoding metallo-beta-lactamase domain-containing protein 1 isoform X1, with protein sequence MLDVVVLFNGYSKRLSYNRTDANCTCTLIKGPKTIIVDTMTAWDRERLVEALERHNVQPRNIDYVVCTHGHADHIGNNNLFLNAEHIVGYGVHQGTIFYEKQLQDEDYQLCNGVSITATPGHTYEDVTVLVEAGTGRESVKYAITGDLFEKEEDVADPSLWKEVGTFALRKIQTSSRLRIMKYADYIIPGHGPMFRTNDALIRLLENQTDGE